The following proteins are co-located in the Deinococcus metallilatus genome:
- a CDS encoding transglycosylase domain-containing protein — translation MFLRFLKFTVSLLLAGGVAAAGVGATYVTKWTRELPDYRQLDNLSLGAETRVFARDGTPLGTLVPKIGDQAISRTLVRLDEISPFMTAALISNEDRRFFEHYGVDPYGIARQFRRVAQGEDVQGGSTLTNQLIKNTLLLDEYNQARTPDRKVKEWLLSVQVERAFTKEEILRDYLNAIYWGDGGPVELYGIYSAAQAYFRKTPKQLSLAESAYLTVLVPSAGRYFNYQAVRPLMKTLLSRMVEDGWVTQAQADAAWHENLQPRGWQITYDANGSVKSAKLVDRSAKELKAVTTTRAPHFMGQVESELVRRFGREKVYGSGGLRVYTTLDPKIQTAVETASREATGMPPGTTLGAVIIDPYTAEVLGMVGQKLNGSQPPADWNNAAQGQRQVGSTIKPLLYTTALSTGLDQTHREDDKPISFPCDTCKGGVYQPQNFEGHTTYRSMTIREALDRSLNLVTVRLADRIGLQTFFTKLRELGVPPNDGTGLAAALGAIETTPVKMAAAYAPFVNGGLYRAPRYITRVTTARGEVLYDAANDLTKPKRVWTPQIAFLGLDMIRGVVNDLTGPQGGLSWPAKFGNWPVAGKTGTSNGPKDFWFVGTTPLYLGAVWVGKQQGGLMPQRGYYSGLVNAPIWRRMMEIAHAGKTPTAFVQPPGIVYADAPDQGWLPGVKVALLDPRYKDSANTPIEGDTAPVVYSETGWTPSAADPRTTVINVDRTTGRLATEFTPPGNVVPRRVAIEDLPGYAPDPSPQPLRDEQPDPQAIKAVRAPGTAPAPNTPGTP, via the coding sequence GTGTTTCTGAGGTTTCTGAAATTCACCGTATCGCTGCTGCTGGCGGGCGGAGTGGCCGCTGCCGGGGTGGGCGCCACCTACGTCACCAAATGGACGCGGGAACTGCCCGACTACCGCCAACTGGACAACCTGAGCCTGGGGGCCGAGACGCGGGTCTTCGCGCGGGACGGCACGCCGCTGGGCACACTGGTCCCCAAGATCGGGGATCAGGCGATCAGCCGCACACTGGTGCGCCTGGACGAGATCAGCCCCTTCATGACGGCGGCGCTGATCTCCAACGAGGACCGCCGGTTCTTCGAGCATTATGGGGTGGACCCCTACGGCATTGCCCGGCAGTTCCGCCGGGTGGCCCAGGGCGAGGACGTGCAGGGCGGCTCGACGCTGACCAATCAGCTCATCAAGAACACCCTCCTGCTCGATGAGTACAACCAGGCGCGCACCCCCGACCGCAAGGTGAAGGAGTGGCTGCTGAGCGTGCAGGTCGAGCGCGCCTTTACCAAGGAAGAGATCCTGCGCGACTACCTCAACGCGATCTACTGGGGCGACGGCGGCCCGGTGGAACTGTACGGCATCTATTCGGCGGCGCAGGCCTACTTCCGCAAGACGCCCAAGCAGCTCTCGCTGGCGGAAAGCGCCTACCTGACCGTGCTGGTGCCCAGCGCCGGACGGTACTTCAACTACCAGGCCGTCCGCCCGCTGATGAAGACGCTGCTCTCGCGGATGGTCGAGGACGGCTGGGTGACGCAGGCGCAGGCCGACGCCGCCTGGCACGAGAATCTCCAGCCGCGCGGCTGGCAGATCACCTACGACGCGAACGGGAGCGTGAAGAGCGCCAAGCTGGTGGACCGCAGCGCCAAGGAACTCAAGGCGGTGACGACCACCCGCGCCCCGCACTTCATGGGGCAGGTGGAGAGCGAACTGGTCCGCCGCTTCGGGCGCGAGAAGGTGTACGGCTCGGGTGGCCTGCGGGTGTATACCACCCTCGACCCCAAGATTCAGACCGCCGTCGAAACGGCCAGCCGCGAGGCGACCGGAATGCCGCCCGGCACGACGCTGGGGGCCGTCATCATCGACCCCTACACGGCCGAGGTGCTGGGGATGGTGGGGCAGAAGCTGAACGGCAGCCAGCCGCCCGCCGACTGGAACAACGCCGCGCAGGGCCAGCGGCAGGTCGGCTCGACCATCAAGCCGCTGCTGTACACCACCGCGCTCTCGACCGGGCTGGACCAGACCCACCGCGAGGACGACAAACCCATTTCCTTCCCCTGCGACACCTGCAAAGGCGGCGTGTACCAGCCGCAGAACTTCGAGGGCCACACCACCTACCGCAGCATGACGATCCGCGAGGCGCTGGACCGCTCGCTGAACCTGGTGACGGTGCGGCTGGCCGACCGGATCGGCCTCCAGACCTTCTTCACCAAGCTGCGTGAGCTGGGCGTGCCGCCGAACGACGGGACGGGCCTGGCGGCGGCGCTGGGCGCCATCGAGACGACGCCGGTGAAGATGGCGGCGGCCTACGCGCCCTTCGTGAATGGCGGCCTGTACCGTGCGCCACGCTACATCACCCGGGTGACGACCGCACGCGGCGAGGTGCTGTACGACGCGGCGAACGACCTCACCAAACCCAAGCGGGTCTGGACCCCGCAGATCGCCTTCCTGGGCCTGGACATGATCCGGGGCGTGGTGAACGACCTCACGGGGCCCCAGGGGGGGCTGTCGTGGCCCGCCAAGTTCGGCAACTGGCCGGTGGCGGGCAAGACCGGCACCAGCAACGGCCCCAAGGACTTCTGGTTCGTGGGCACCACGCCGCTCTACCTGGGCGCAGTGTGGGTCGGCAAGCAGCAGGGCGGCCTGATGCCCCAGCGTGGCTACTACAGCGGTCTGGTGAACGCGCCCATCTGGCGGCGCATGATGGAGATCGCGCACGCGGGCAAGACGCCCACCGCGTTCGTGCAGCCGCCCGGCATCGTGTACGCGGACGCGCCCGACCAGGGCTGGCTGCCCGGCGTGAAGGTCGCGCTGCTGGACCCGCGGTACAAGGACAGCGCCAACACCCCCATCGAAGGGGATACTGCCCCCGTCGTCTACAGCGAAACCGGCTGGACCCCCAGCGCGGCTGACCCGCGTACCACCGTCATCAACGTGGACCGCACAACCGGCCGCCTGGCGACCGAATTCACGCCCCCCGGGAACGTGGTGCCCCGGCGCGTGGCCATCGAGGACCTGCCCGGCTACGCCCCCGACCCCAGCCCACAACCCCTGCGCGACGAGCAGCCGGACCCCCAGGCGATCAAGGCCGTCCGCGCACCGGGCACCGCCCCTGCCCCCAACACGCCGGGCACGCCCTGA